The following coding sequences lie in one Hyalangium gracile genomic window:
- a CDS encoding RNA polymerase sigma factor: MVAGVAGLPHISQLYRQHRTRALAIARRIVGDADDAEDVVQDVFTRLARKPEGFNGRAAWTTWLHRVMVNSSINWLRARKRRERLSHEPQEPTSPEAQAVGEEMQRHFGAALHEVSELQRQVLWLREVRGFSYPEIAQVLRIPEGTVKSSLHRGRVRALEVLEERGQRP, encoded by the coding sequence ATGGTCGCCGGTGTCGCCGGGCTCCCCCACATCTCCCAGCTCTACCGTCAGCATCGCACACGGGCGTTGGCCATCGCGCGGCGGATCGTGGGAGACGCCGATGACGCGGAGGATGTGGTGCAGGACGTGTTCACGCGGCTGGCCCGCAAGCCCGAGGGCTTCAACGGGCGGGCGGCGTGGACCACGTGGTTGCACCGTGTGATGGTGAACAGCAGCATCAACTGGCTGCGGGCGCGCAAGCGCCGCGAGCGGCTGAGCCACGAGCCGCAGGAGCCCACCTCTCCGGAGGCCCAGGCCGTGGGCGAGGAGATGCAGCGGCACTTCGGGGCAGCCCTGCACGAGGTGAGCGAGCTGCAGCGCCAGGTGCTCTGGCTGCGCGAGGTGCGCGGCTTCAGCTACCCGGAGATTGCCCAGGTGCTGCGCATCCCCGAGGGCACGGTGAAGAGCTCGCTGCACCGCGGGCGCGTGCGCGCGCTGGAGGTGCTCGAGGAGCGCGGCCAGCGCCCCTGA